One window from the genome of Pogoniulus pusillus isolate bPogPus1 chromosome 7, bPogPus1.pri, whole genome shotgun sequence encodes:
- the PPM1G gene encoding protein phosphatase 1G isoform X2: MDFHKDAHNCIPELDSETAMFSVYDGHGGEEVALYCAKYLPEIIKDQKAYKEGKLQKALEDAFLAIDAKLTTEEVIKELSQMAGRPQDDEDEKEKVADEDDVDNEEAALLHEEATMTIEELLTRYGQNCSKNLKNKSLAPAAENAAEGTGKQHDGESNMNGEAEPGELSDHKERKNGKPDEEISGISSTSDTASAGGNSPAPQKPELGKGDEAVTSSTGEAGPSCSSTGKPQRTAKSKFFEDSEDESDEVEEEEEDSEECSEDEDGYSSEEAENEDDEDDTEEAEEDEEEEEEMLLPGMEGKEEPGSDSGTTAVVALIRGKQLIVANAGDSRCVVSEGGKAVDMSYDHKPEDEVELARIKNAGGKVTMDGRVNGGLNLSRAIGDHFYKRNKNLPPEEQMISALPDIKVLTINDDHDFMVIACDGIWNVMSSQEVVDFIQSKITQKDENGVLRPLSSIVEELLDQCLAPDTSGDGTGCDNMTCIIISFKPRNTHPPAESGKRKLEAVAAPAEENGSKDTKKAKLE; the protein is encoded by the exons GAGAAGAAGTTGCCCTGTACTGTGCCAAGTATCTTCCTGAGATAATCAAAGACCAGAAAGCCTACAAAGAAGGCAAATTGCAAAAG GCCCTGGAAGATGCTTTCTTAGCCATAGATGCCAAGCTCACCACTGAAGAGGTGATTAAAGAGCTCTCCCAGATGGCTGGGCGACCCCAGGATGATGAAGATGAAAAGGAGAAAGTTGCTGATGAAGACGATG TGGATAATGAggaagctgctcttctgcacGAAGAAGCCACAATGACCATCGAGGAGCTTCTCACACGTTACGGACAAAACTGCAGCAAGAACCTCAAAAACAAGTCCTTAGCTCCGGCCGCGGAGAACGCTGCAGAGGggacaggcaagcagcatgATGGGGAGTCAAATATGAATGGAGAGGCTGAGCCGGGGGAGCTTTCCGACCacaaggagaggaagaatgggAAGCCAGACGAAGAAATCTCGGGTATTTCCTCCACCTCAGACACAGCCAGCGCTGGAGGCAACAGCCCTGCTCCGCAGAAGCCCGAACTAGGCAAAGGTGACGAGGCCGTCACCTCTTCTACTGGGGAGGCCGggccctcctgctcctccacggGGAAGCCCCAGCGCACAGCCAAATCCAAATTTTTTGAGGACAGTGAGGATGAGTCAGATGAggttgaggaagaggaggaagacagtGAG GAATGCAGTGAAGATGAGGATGGTTACAGCAGTGAAGAGGCAGAGAATGAAGATGACGAAGATGATACTGAAGaagcagaggaggatgaggaggaagaggaggaaatgttGTTACCAGGCatggaggggaaagaggag CCTGGCTCTGACAGCGGGACCACTGCTGTCGTGGCCCTGATCCGGGGCAAGCAGCTGATTGTGGCCAACGCCGGAGACTCGCGCTGTGTGGTGTCGGAAGGTGGCAAAGCTGTCGACATGTCCTATGACCACAAGCCTGAGGACGAAGTGGAGCTGGCCAGGATAAAGAATGCTGGTGGCAAGGTCACCATGGATGGGAGAGTGAACGGTGGCCTCAACCTCTCCAGGGCGATCG GGGATCACTTCTACAAGCGGAACAAGAATCTGCCTCCAGAAGAacagatgatctctgccttgcctGACATTAAAGTGCTGACAATAAATGACGACCACGACTTCATGGTTATTGCCTGTGATGGAATCTG GAATGTGATGAGCAGCCAGGAAGTAGTGGatttcatccagtccaagatcACCCAAAAGGATGAAAATGGAGTCCTGAGGCCGCTATCCTCTATTGTAGAAGAG ctgctggATCAGTGTTTGGCTCCAGATACCTCAGGAGATGGCACGGGCTGTGATAACATGACTTGCATCATCATCAGTTTCAAGCCCCGCAATACACACCCGCCTGCTGAGAGTGGGAAGCGGAAACTGGAGGCCGtggcagcaccagcagaggAGAACGGCAGCAAGGACACCAAGAAGGCCAAGCTGGAGTAG
- the LOC135176959 gene encoding E3 ubiquitin-protein ligase RNF19B-like yields MEPTWVPRPLRLLGFFGGRKPQAVGGETSPEREPEEPEEMCIVLALGEGEELVECPLCLLPQPPEAFPSLASCPHRSCKACLEQYLRIAISESRVPVACPHCPALLQPADVHCLLDEPSLRDKYEEFLLRRLLVADPGTRWCPAPDCSYAVIAYGCAECPRLTCGREGCGTEFCYLCRQPWHPDGPCAPVPLAPSLASPAAQLANPEDSAHSENLAQAEAEAIKVCPRCSAFIMKINDGSCNRMSCTVCGCLFCWLCLQEISDVHFLSPSGCTFWGKRPWSRSRRILWQLGMVLGAPMVISLVAGIAIPVITFGIPIYMGRKVLGQSRRSSLSGCQQCLSVTSSVLLSLFVSPIITAVTVGVGVPLMLTYVYGVVVLSLCRSRWGCGGSRSPPKDLGVVELENLTKLNELWSVLPSPRPTEDGAPDATTSLPSSSHSPRGGSGWKEQDSQSASTVALAGSMLSEGQDTSLREGVNIEVEVSIEAVPHPAREQSLCSVLSGQSLSGDSLGGTSDRGSAVSVPAE; encoded by the exons ATGGAGCCCACCTGGGTGCCAAGGCCCCTCCGCCTGCTGGGCTTCTTCGGGGGGCGGAAGCCGCAGGCTGTCGGAGGGGAGACATCCCCAGAGCGGGAGCCAGAGGAACCGGAGGAGATGTGCATCGTGCTGGCCCTGGGCGAGGgtgaggagctggtggagtgtcccttgtgcctgctgccccagccccccgaggcctttcccagcctggcctcctgcCCCCATCGCTCGTGCAAGGCCTGCCTGGAGCAGTACCTGCGCATCGCCATCAGCGAGAGCCGTGTGCCGGTGGCCTGCCcgcactgccctgccctgctccagcctgctgacGTCCACTGCCTCCTGGACGAGCCCAGCCTCCGGGACAAGTATGAGGAGTTCCTCCTGCGACGGCTCCTGGTGGCTGACCCAGGCACACGCTGGTGCCCTGCGCCTGACTGCAG CTATGCCGTTATCGCCTATGGCTGTGCTGAGTGTCCTCGCCTCACCTGCGGCCGCGAGGGCTGCGGCACCGAGTTCTGCTACCTCTGCCGGCAGCCGTGGCACCCCGATGGaccttgtgcccctgtgccactAGCTCCAAGCCtggccagccctgcagcacagctcgcCAACCCAGAGGACTCAGCCCACAGTGAGAACCTGGCACAAG ctgaggctgaggccaTCAAGGTCTGTCCCCGCTGCAGTGCCTTCATCATGAAGATCAATGATGGAAGCTGCAACCGCATGAGCTGCACAGTGTGTGGctgcctcttctgctggctCTGTCTGCAGGAGATCTCTGATGTCCACTTCCTGAg CCCCTCTGGCTGCACCTTTTGGGGGAAGAGGCCATGGTCACGAAGCCGGAGGATCCTGTGGCAGCTGGGCATGGTGCTGGGGGCACCCATGGTCATCTCCCTCGTCGCAGGCATCGCTATCCCTGTCATTACCTTTGGGATTCCCATTTACATGGGTAGGAAG GTGCTGGGCCAGAGCCGGAGGAGCAGCCTGTCTGGGTGCCAGCAGTGTCTCTCTGTCACCAGCAgcgttctcctctccctctttgtGTCCCCCATCATAACAGCTGTCACTGTGG GAGTTGGCGTGCCCCTGATGCTCACCTATGTCTATGGGGTGGTGGTGCTGTCGTTGTGCCGGAGCCGctggggctgtgggggcagcCGCAGCCCTCCCAAGGATCTCGGTGTGGTGGAGCTGGAAAACCTCACCAAGC TGAACGAGCTGTGGTCGGTGCTGCCTAGCCCCAGGCCCACGGAGGATGGAGCTCCGGAtgccaccacctctctgcccagcagcagccacagtccTCGtggtggctcaggctggaaggagcaggACAGCCAGTCAGCCAGCACAGtggccctggcagggagcaTGCTGAGTGAGGGCCAGGACACATCCCTCAG GGAAGGTGTCAACATCGAGGTGGAGGTATCAATTGAGGCAGTGCCGCATCCTGCCCGGGAGCAGAGCTTGTGCAGTGTGCTGTCGgggcagagcctctctggggacTCCTTGGGAGGCACCAGTGACAGGGGCAGTGCTGTGAGTGTCCCTGCCGAGTGA
- the ZNF513 gene encoding zinc finger protein 513 isoform X2 produces MPRRKQSHPQPVKGECAARQGGGGPAVTRGAPCVAADAEDGPEETAGAALVLPGDLLLGRGLAFEKGSSDTLVGKIAIPAYALSDDDCSSGYQQLSVESDPEEGGEPGPAALPCRQCGLQLAASLGQSCLQCAGTEAGRSQRIVYSCQLCPFVSQYSSHLKRHMKTHNGEKPFACPQCAYASAQLVNLTRHLRTHTGEKPYRCTCCSFACSSLGNLKRHERVHSQDKPFQCAACDYRCNQSRNLKRHMLSHRMPEGEGPHRQDKDTEPLLPELSLHVGSGSGPFLPGCARLRGEEAAALPELLFPFTCRMCGLVLDDGFAQDEGLAEQVCGRCSLAVLGTEPGASPRKGTGDKGFACSLCPFVTHYPNHLARHMKTHSGEKPFACPLCPYASAHLDNLKRHQRVHTGEKPYKCQLCDYACGNLANLKRHGRIHSGDKPFQCSLCSYSCNQSMNLKRHMLRHTGEKPFQCRDCTYTTGHWDNYKRHQKIHGHTAESWVNPRNAKALLAPPAVGTALP; encoded by the exons ATGCCCCGGCGGAAGCAGAGCCACCCGCAGCCGGTGAAGGGTGAGTGCGCGGCGAGGCAGGGGGGCGGCGGCCCGGCGGTGACCCGCGGCGCTCCGTGTGTTGCAGCGGACGCCGAAGACGGCCCCGAGGAGACGGCGGGAGCGGCGCTGGTGCTGCCCGGTGATTTGCTACTGGGCCGAGGCCTGGCCTTCGAGAAGGGATCGTCAG ACACGCTGGTGGGGAAGATCGCCATCCCGGCGTACGCGCTAAGTGACGACGACTGCTCCTCTGGCTACCAGCAGCTGAGTGTGGAGAGTGACCCTGAGGAGGGTGGCGAGCCGGGCCCGGCCGCACTGCCCTGCCGCCAGTGcgggctgcagctggctgccagcctcgggcagagctgcctgcagtgtgcaggCACCGAGGCGGGCCGCAGCCAGCGCATCGTCTattcctgccagctctgccccttcGTCTCCCAGTATTCCAGCCACCTCAAGCGCCACATGAAGACCCACAACGGGGAGAAGCCGTTTGCCTGTCCTCAGTGTGCCTACgcctctgcccagctggtgAACCTGACCCGGCACCTGCGCAcgcacaccggggagaagccgtaccgctgcacctgctgcagctttgcctgcagcagcctgggcaaccTCAAACGCCACGAGCGGGTCCACAGCCAGGACAAGCCCTTCCAGTGCGCTGCCTGCGACTACCGCTGCAACCAGAGCCGCAACCTGAAGCGGCACATGCTCAGCCACCGCATGCCGGAGGGTGAGGGACCGCACCGGCAGGACAAGGATACAG AGCCGCTGCTGCCGGAGCTGAGCCTGCACGTGGGCAGTGGCAGCGGCCCCTTCCTGCCCGGCTGTGCCCGGCTGCGGGGTGAGGAGGCGGCCGcgctgcctgagctgctcttcCCCTTCACGTGCCGCATGTGTGGGCTGGTGCTGGACGACGGCTTTGCGCAGGATGAGGGCCTGGCCGAGCAGGTCTGCGGGCGCTGCAGCCTGGCggtgctgggcactgagccAGGTGCCAGCCCCCGCAAGGGCACTGGGGACAAAGgctttgcctgcagcctctgccccttcGTCACCCACTACCCCAACCACTTGGCGCGGCACATGAAGACGCACAGTGGGGAGAAGCCCTTTGCCTGCCCACTCTGTCCCTATGCCTCTGCCCACCTCGACAACCTGAAGCGGCACCAGCGGGTGCACACAGGCGAGAAGCCCTACAAGTGCCAGCTCTGCGACTACGCCTGCGGCAACTTGGCCAACCTCAAGCGTCACGGGCGCATCCACTCGGGTGACAAGCCTTTCcagtgcagcctctgcagctaCAGCTGCAACCAGAGCATGAACCTGAAGCGGCACATGCTGCGGCACACGGGCGAGAAGCCCTTCCAGTGCCGGGACTGCACCTACACCACTGGCCACTGGGACAACTACAAGCGCCACCAGAAGATCCACGGCCAcacagctgagagctgggtCAACCCGCGCAATGCCAAAGCCCTCCTGGCCCCTCCAGCTGTGGGCACGGCCTTGCCCTGA
- the ZNF513 gene encoding zinc finger protein 513 isoform X1 gives MPRRKQSHPQPVKGECAARQGGGGPAVTRGAPCVAADAEDGPEETAGAALVLPGDLLLGRGLAFEKGSSADTLVGKIAIPAYALSDDDCSSGYQQLSVESDPEEGGEPGPAALPCRQCGLQLAASLGQSCLQCAGTEAGRSQRIVYSCQLCPFVSQYSSHLKRHMKTHNGEKPFACPQCAYASAQLVNLTRHLRTHTGEKPYRCTCCSFACSSLGNLKRHERVHSQDKPFQCAACDYRCNQSRNLKRHMLSHRMPEGEGPHRQDKDTEPLLPELSLHVGSGSGPFLPGCARLRGEEAAALPELLFPFTCRMCGLVLDDGFAQDEGLAEQVCGRCSLAVLGTEPGASPRKGTGDKGFACSLCPFVTHYPNHLARHMKTHSGEKPFACPLCPYASAHLDNLKRHQRVHTGEKPYKCQLCDYACGNLANLKRHGRIHSGDKPFQCSLCSYSCNQSMNLKRHMLRHTGEKPFQCRDCTYTTGHWDNYKRHQKIHGHTAESWVNPRNAKALLAPPAVGTALP, from the exons ATGCCCCGGCGGAAGCAGAGCCACCCGCAGCCGGTGAAGGGTGAGTGCGCGGCGAGGCAGGGGGGCGGCGGCCCGGCGGTGACCCGCGGCGCTCCGTGTGTTGCAGCGGACGCCGAAGACGGCCCCGAGGAGACGGCGGGAGCGGCGCTGGTGCTGCCCGGTGATTTGCTACTGGGCCGAGGCCTGGCCTTCGAGAAGGGATCGTCAG CAGACACGCTGGTGGGGAAGATCGCCATCCCGGCGTACGCGCTAAGTGACGACGACTGCTCCTCTGGCTACCAGCAGCTGAGTGTGGAGAGTGACCCTGAGGAGGGTGGCGAGCCGGGCCCGGCCGCACTGCCCTGCCGCCAGTGcgggctgcagctggctgccagcctcgggcagagctgcctgcagtgtgcaggCACCGAGGCGGGCCGCAGCCAGCGCATCGTCTattcctgccagctctgccccttcGTCTCCCAGTATTCCAGCCACCTCAAGCGCCACATGAAGACCCACAACGGGGAGAAGCCGTTTGCCTGTCCTCAGTGTGCCTACgcctctgcccagctggtgAACCTGACCCGGCACCTGCGCAcgcacaccggggagaagccgtaccgctgcacctgctgcagctttgcctgcagcagcctgggcaaccTCAAACGCCACGAGCGGGTCCACAGCCAGGACAAGCCCTTCCAGTGCGCTGCCTGCGACTACCGCTGCAACCAGAGCCGCAACCTGAAGCGGCACATGCTCAGCCACCGCATGCCGGAGGGTGAGGGACCGCACCGGCAGGACAAGGATACAG AGCCGCTGCTGCCGGAGCTGAGCCTGCACGTGGGCAGTGGCAGCGGCCCCTTCCTGCCCGGCTGTGCCCGGCTGCGGGGTGAGGAGGCGGCCGcgctgcctgagctgctcttcCCCTTCACGTGCCGCATGTGTGGGCTGGTGCTGGACGACGGCTTTGCGCAGGATGAGGGCCTGGCCGAGCAGGTCTGCGGGCGCTGCAGCCTGGCggtgctgggcactgagccAGGTGCCAGCCCCCGCAAGGGCACTGGGGACAAAGgctttgcctgcagcctctgccccttcGTCACCCACTACCCCAACCACTTGGCGCGGCACATGAAGACGCACAGTGGGGAGAAGCCCTTTGCCTGCCCACTCTGTCCCTATGCCTCTGCCCACCTCGACAACCTGAAGCGGCACCAGCGGGTGCACACAGGCGAGAAGCCCTACAAGTGCCAGCTCTGCGACTACGCCTGCGGCAACTTGGCCAACCTCAAGCGTCACGGGCGCATCCACTCGGGTGACAAGCCTTTCcagtgcagcctctgcagctaCAGCTGCAACCAGAGCATGAACCTGAAGCGGCACATGCTGCGGCACACGGGCGAGAAGCCCTTCCAGTGCCGGGACTGCACCTACACCACTGGCCACTGGGACAACTACAAGCGCCACCAGAAGATCCACGGCCAcacagctgagagctgggtCAACCCGCGCAATGCCAAAGCCCTCCTGGCCCCTCCAGCTGTGGGCACGGCCTTGCCCTGA
- the ZNF513 gene encoding zinc finger protein 513 isoform X4 has protein sequence MPRRKQSHPQPVKDTLVGKIAIPAYALSDDDCSSGYQQLSVESDPEEGGEPGPAALPCRQCGLQLAASLGQSCLQCAGTEAGRSQRIVYSCQLCPFVSQYSSHLKRHMKTHNGEKPFACPQCAYASAQLVNLTRHLRTHTGEKPYRCTCCSFACSSLGNLKRHERVHSQDKPFQCAACDYRCNQSRNLKRHMLSHRMPEGEGPHRQDKDTEPLLPELSLHVGSGSGPFLPGCARLRGEEAAALPELLFPFTCRMCGLVLDDGFAQDEGLAEQVCGRCSLAVLGTEPGASPRKGTGDKGFACSLCPFVTHYPNHLARHMKTHSGEKPFACPLCPYASAHLDNLKRHQRVHTGEKPYKCQLCDYACGNLANLKRHGRIHSGDKPFQCSLCSYSCNQSMNLKRHMLRHTGEKPFQCRDCTYTTGHWDNYKRHQKIHGHTAESWVNPRNAKALLAPPAVGTALP, from the exons ATGCCCCGGCGGAAGCAGAGCCACCCGCAGCCGGTGAAGG ACACGCTGGTGGGGAAGATCGCCATCCCGGCGTACGCGCTAAGTGACGACGACTGCTCCTCTGGCTACCAGCAGCTGAGTGTGGAGAGTGACCCTGAGGAGGGTGGCGAGCCGGGCCCGGCCGCACTGCCCTGCCGCCAGTGcgggctgcagctggctgccagcctcgggcagagctgcctgcagtgtgcaggCACCGAGGCGGGCCGCAGCCAGCGCATCGTCTattcctgccagctctgccccttcGTCTCCCAGTATTCCAGCCACCTCAAGCGCCACATGAAGACCCACAACGGGGAGAAGCCGTTTGCCTGTCCTCAGTGTGCCTACgcctctgcccagctggtgAACCTGACCCGGCACCTGCGCAcgcacaccggggagaagccgtaccgctgcacctgctgcagctttgcctgcagcagcctgggcaaccTCAAACGCCACGAGCGGGTCCACAGCCAGGACAAGCCCTTCCAGTGCGCTGCCTGCGACTACCGCTGCAACCAGAGCCGCAACCTGAAGCGGCACATGCTCAGCCACCGCATGCCGGAGGGTGAGGGACCGCACCGGCAGGACAAGGATACAG AGCCGCTGCTGCCGGAGCTGAGCCTGCACGTGGGCAGTGGCAGCGGCCCCTTCCTGCCCGGCTGTGCCCGGCTGCGGGGTGAGGAGGCGGCCGcgctgcctgagctgctcttcCCCTTCACGTGCCGCATGTGTGGGCTGGTGCTGGACGACGGCTTTGCGCAGGATGAGGGCCTGGCCGAGCAGGTCTGCGGGCGCTGCAGCCTGGCggtgctgggcactgagccAGGTGCCAGCCCCCGCAAGGGCACTGGGGACAAAGgctttgcctgcagcctctgccccttcGTCACCCACTACCCCAACCACTTGGCGCGGCACATGAAGACGCACAGTGGGGAGAAGCCCTTTGCCTGCCCACTCTGTCCCTATGCCTCTGCCCACCTCGACAACCTGAAGCGGCACCAGCGGGTGCACACAGGCGAGAAGCCCTACAAGTGCCAGCTCTGCGACTACGCCTGCGGCAACTTGGCCAACCTCAAGCGTCACGGGCGCATCCACTCGGGTGACAAGCCTTTCcagtgcagcctctgcagctaCAGCTGCAACCAGAGCATGAACCTGAAGCGGCACATGCTGCGGCACACGGGCGAGAAGCCCTTCCAGTGCCGGGACTGCACCTACACCACTGGCCACTGGGACAACTACAAGCGCCACCAGAAGATCCACGGCCAcacagctgagagctgggtCAACCCGCGCAATGCCAAAGCCCTCCTGGCCCCTCCAGCTGTGGGCACGGCCTTGCCCTGA
- the ZNF513 gene encoding zinc finger protein 513 isoform X3 codes for MPRRKQSHPQPVKADTLVGKIAIPAYALSDDDCSSGYQQLSVESDPEEGGEPGPAALPCRQCGLQLAASLGQSCLQCAGTEAGRSQRIVYSCQLCPFVSQYSSHLKRHMKTHNGEKPFACPQCAYASAQLVNLTRHLRTHTGEKPYRCTCCSFACSSLGNLKRHERVHSQDKPFQCAACDYRCNQSRNLKRHMLSHRMPEGEGPHRQDKDTEPLLPELSLHVGSGSGPFLPGCARLRGEEAAALPELLFPFTCRMCGLVLDDGFAQDEGLAEQVCGRCSLAVLGTEPGASPRKGTGDKGFACSLCPFVTHYPNHLARHMKTHSGEKPFACPLCPYASAHLDNLKRHQRVHTGEKPYKCQLCDYACGNLANLKRHGRIHSGDKPFQCSLCSYSCNQSMNLKRHMLRHTGEKPFQCRDCTYTTGHWDNYKRHQKIHGHTAESWVNPRNAKALLAPPAVGTALP; via the exons ATGCCCCGGCGGAAGCAGAGCCACCCGCAGCCGGTGAAGG CAGACACGCTGGTGGGGAAGATCGCCATCCCGGCGTACGCGCTAAGTGACGACGACTGCTCCTCTGGCTACCAGCAGCTGAGTGTGGAGAGTGACCCTGAGGAGGGTGGCGAGCCGGGCCCGGCCGCACTGCCCTGCCGCCAGTGcgggctgcagctggctgccagcctcgggcagagctgcctgcagtgtgcaggCACCGAGGCGGGCCGCAGCCAGCGCATCGTCTattcctgccagctctgccccttcGTCTCCCAGTATTCCAGCCACCTCAAGCGCCACATGAAGACCCACAACGGGGAGAAGCCGTTTGCCTGTCCTCAGTGTGCCTACgcctctgcccagctggtgAACCTGACCCGGCACCTGCGCAcgcacaccggggagaagccgtaccgctgcacctgctgcagctttgcctgcagcagcctgggcaaccTCAAACGCCACGAGCGGGTCCACAGCCAGGACAAGCCCTTCCAGTGCGCTGCCTGCGACTACCGCTGCAACCAGAGCCGCAACCTGAAGCGGCACATGCTCAGCCACCGCATGCCGGAGGGTGAGGGACCGCACCGGCAGGACAAGGATACAG AGCCGCTGCTGCCGGAGCTGAGCCTGCACGTGGGCAGTGGCAGCGGCCCCTTCCTGCCCGGCTGTGCCCGGCTGCGGGGTGAGGAGGCGGCCGcgctgcctgagctgctcttcCCCTTCACGTGCCGCATGTGTGGGCTGGTGCTGGACGACGGCTTTGCGCAGGATGAGGGCCTGGCCGAGCAGGTCTGCGGGCGCTGCAGCCTGGCggtgctgggcactgagccAGGTGCCAGCCCCCGCAAGGGCACTGGGGACAAAGgctttgcctgcagcctctgccccttcGTCACCCACTACCCCAACCACTTGGCGCGGCACATGAAGACGCACAGTGGGGAGAAGCCCTTTGCCTGCCCACTCTGTCCCTATGCCTCTGCCCACCTCGACAACCTGAAGCGGCACCAGCGGGTGCACACAGGCGAGAAGCCCTACAAGTGCCAGCTCTGCGACTACGCCTGCGGCAACTTGGCCAACCTCAAGCGTCACGGGCGCATCCACTCGGGTGACAAGCCTTTCcagtgcagcctctgcagctaCAGCTGCAACCAGAGCATGAACCTGAAGCGGCACATGCTGCGGCACACGGGCGAGAAGCCCTTCCAGTGCCGGGACTGCACCTACACCACTGGCCACTGGGACAACTACAAGCGCCACCAGAAGATCCACGGCCAcacagctgagagctgggtCAACCCGCGCAATGCCAAAGCCCTCCTGGCCCCTCCAGCTGTGGGCACGGCCTTGCCCTGA
- the SNX17 gene encoding sorting nexin-17, with product MHFSIPETESRAGEGGAAYVAYNIHVNGVLHCRVRYSQLLGLHEQLRKEYGANVVPAFPPKKIFTLTPAEVEQRREQLEKYMQAVRQDPMLGGSETFNSFLRKAQQETQQIPTEEVVLEVLLSNGQKVKVTILTSDQTEDVLEAVASKLDLPDDLIGYFSLFLVRETKDGAFSFVRKLQEFELPYVSVTSLHNPEFRIILRKSYWDSSYDDDVMEHRVGLNLLYAQTVSDIEHGWIPVNKEQHRQLKSLQEKVSKKEFIRLAQTLKYYGYLKFDPCITDFPEKGCHVVVSAGNNELNFQVRLPNEQIKEGSFKVTRMRCWRVTSSVPMSNGPSGSSPGKSEVKLELAFEYLMSKDRLQWVTITSPQAIMLSICLQSMVDELMVKKSGGSIRKMFRRRVNGALRRSESQQAVKSPPLLDSPDASREPMAKLSSKLTSVSLRGISHSSSANDVGANDFHGNYAFEGIGDEDL from the exons ATGCACTTCTCCATCCCCGAGACCGAGAGCCGCGCCGGCGAAGGCGGAGCCGCCTACGTG GCTTACAACATCCACGTGAATGGGGTGTTGCACTGCCGAGTGCGCTAcagccagctcctggggctgcatGAGCAG CTGAGGAAGGAATATGGCGCTAACGTGGTCCCGGCCTTCCCCCCAAAGAAGATCTTCACACTCACCCCCGCAGAGGTGGAGCAGCGACGGGAACAGCTGGAGAAGTACatgcaggcag TGAGGCAGGACCCAATGCTGGGAGGCAGTGAGACCTTCAACAGCTTCCTGCGCAAGGCCCAGcag GAGACACAGCAGATACCTACAGAAGAGGTGGTGCTGGAAGTGCTGCTCTCCAATGGCCAGAAGGTCAAGGTCACCATCCTTACCTCGGACCAGACGGAGGACGTCCttgag GCAGTGGCCTCCAAGCTCGACCTGCCAGATGACCTGATTGGGTACTTTAGCCTCTTCCTAGTGAGGGAGACCAAGGATGGAGCTTTCTCCT TCGTGCGGAAGCTGCAGGAGTTTGAGCTGCCATATGTGTCTGTAACCAGCCTGCACAACCCCGAGTTCAGGATCATCCTGCGCAAGAG CTACTGGGACTCCTCCTATGACGATGATGTAATGGAGCATCGTGTGGGGTTGAACTTGCTGTATGCACAG ACGGTGTCAGATATTGAGCATGGGTGGATCCCTGTCAACAAGGAACAGCACCGGCAGCTCAAGTCCTTGCAGGAAAAAGTCTCCAAGAAGGAG TTCATCCGGCTGGCGCAGACCCTGAAGTACTATGGCTATCTCAAGTTCGACCCCTGCATCACTGACTTCCCGGAGAAGGGTTGCCACGTTGTCGTCAGCGCTGGCAACAACGAGCTCAACTTCCAGGTGCGGCTGCCCAACGAGCAGATCAAGGAGGGCAGCTTCAAGGTCACACGCATGCGGTGCTGGCGGGTCACATCCTCG GTGCCTATGAGCAATGGTCCCTCAGGGAGCAGTCCAGGGAAGTCCGAGGTGAAGCTGGAGCTGGCTTTCGAGTACCTAATGAGCAAGGATCGACTGCAGTGGGTTACCATTACCAGTCCACAG GCCATCATGCTGAGCATCTGCCTACAGTCCATGGTGGATGAGCTGATGGTGAAAAAGTCTGGAGGCAGCATCCGCAAG ATGTTTCGTCGTCGAGTAAATGGGGCCCTGCGTCGCTCAGAGAGCCAGCAAGCTGTGAAATCACCACCACTGCTG GACTCACCTGATGCCTCCCGGGAGCCAATGGCCAAACTCTCG AGCAAGCTCACCTCTGTCAGCCTGCGAGGGATTAGCCACTCCAGCTCAGCTAACGACGTGGGCGCCAACGACTTCCATGGCAATTATGCCTTTGAGGGCATCGGTGACGAAGATCTGTAA